DNA sequence from the Ischnura elegans chromosome 8, ioIscEleg1.1, whole genome shotgun sequence genome:
ggctTTGGGCTACCCATCCTTCGAGAACTGTTGATTATATAATGCACATATCTCGCACTGCTCATGCTTTCAGAAGAATTCTCTCCAATGAAGCCTACTCATGAAAAACCAAATGCCCATGACCAGTAATATTCATCCACCCATAAGAGACTCCTCAACCCAACCAGGCATATACATACTCACCCACAGTTACAAACTCAAGTACGCACACAACCAACCACACACAGTCACACCCGCACACACGCCACCATTTGCACACGCAAGCACACCTTAATAATTGGATAACATTGACACAATCTTATTTAGTTGAAGTGAACACATTAGTTCTTAGTTAAACAATATACATATTATCACAAAGTAATGAATTCCAGTTCATATTTCTCACAGTGAACCATACAAGACTTATGCAGCTTTCGGGCAGTACGATACTTGCAGCCATTGTGCCACACTTTCAAccattttgtttcttttctccTCTCTTTCTCCGACATACTGGCATGAATGATGGAGACACACAATTTTGTTCTTCCCCGAAGAAACCTTCCTGTTTTGCACACACCGCATCGACCACAGTTGCTTCCAATTCCTACCTCTTCCGATTAATGTCTTCAACTTGATACCCCCTCGGCTACTATTTATATTCTGATTTTCTGTTTAACAGTCTTTATCTCTGAACCACAGTCTTTTACatgtgaagagagagagagggatggctTCATCATGATTCTACGAATCACACACTCCTTGATTCTCACCTTCACATCTTtcactataatatttttatttatcttgtaCCTTCACCGCTGGCTTCTTTTATGGGCCAACCTTTATCATGCTTGGCAGGGACTTTCTCTCTCATATCTTTCTTTTGCAATCCACATCTCCCTGAATACCAGATGCAAGAATAGCACAAGCATTGGCTGTTAAAGGTACAAGCAGTCTGCATCTCTCACTCCTCACTAAGCAAAGTAAAACCACCCGTTCATCCACCTTCATCTGTTTCCATTTGAGGACAGGGATAGTGAGGAATAGGTTGATGATTTGAGTCTCCATAACCAGAGTGAATATGAAAAATTCTTGAAGAGTCATCTCATGAAATATCACAAAAGGAAGCTTAAATTACAGTGAAAAAGAGATTCAAAAGGTTGGGAGGTAGGCTCCCCAGAAGGAGCACCATAGGTGTGAAAATGCTTATGTACACTAGAGTATTAATAGAGAAGGTCGTTGAAAAGGCAACCCTGGCGTAGTTTGGGCCATTAAGAACCTTCCACGCTTGGTACAAAGAGCCAGGATGAGGGAAAAGTGTATGCTGCAGTTTCATCGTTTAACAGTATTAAAACTATTCTTGCTGGATTTCCAAAACTAgatattccaatattttcttcTAACCAACATCAAAACTGAAAAGAATATTGgcctttttttttcaagtgataCCCATATTTAGACTGCAGAATCACGCATAGCTCTCGGAAATTTGACTCCAAAATGCTTGTGCATCATATTCACTCTGCAGAAACATTCTCATTCCTCTTCCGTATAGAATATTTGCACCAGGGATGGAAAAAACATACTTTCGGTGAAAGCAACTGTCACTGGTTGGAAAAGCCTTGGAAAAGCACTTGTGTCGAGCATGCAACCTTGCAacaccttttttcttttttaaaaggcCTAAAGATTCAATCACTCACAGAGTAGCTAGTCTTGAGAAAATGTGAAACATTTACTTCACAGCATCTTCATGCCATAAAGTAATAACAAGGTTGCAAAAAGGAACACAAGATACTCGTGGGGAGGAGAGTGATGTTGGACTGCTTCGTCAAGAAGCAGAGGATTTTGTAAAGGGGATGAAAGGGTGGTGGGAAATAAATCAACAGTGAAAGACTAAAAATTGTTCACCCTTGTGAGGGAAGACAACTGTTCGTGTGGGGCAGGGTTTTGTGGGTCAGGGGTCACGCTTGAAGAGCCTTCAGGGACAACTGTCACACCGCCCACAGTCCCACTTCTTTCCACCCTGCCGACACACGTGGAAACATCAGATTCAGCCGTCGATTGAGAAAGCACTGTACTATCCCACGAGTTCACAGCACTCGCCGAAGCGACACCGGCATCCTTGGCAACCTCCACCGACTCCGCACAGCCACTACCGTCCCACCTTTGATCACTAAATCGTGCGAGGGGGGAAGCCGCCATCGGCTCAAGCCGAGGGACGGAACCATCCGTTGTCGCACCACTGATGTCCTGAACGTGGTGGCCATCCGGCTCTTCACTCCCACTGTCGGCACACGGAACCCCATGGTCCGACCCCATGCACGGCACCATTCTCAGTCCGGCCAACAGGCCACCACTGCCCGACGACCCACAAGACCCCACACCCGATTGACCTTTGGGAGATGTCGAGAACTCACACAGCTGGTGGCTGCGTGAGGGGCAGATGGGAGGGGAAGCGACGGGCGCATCCGCCAGCTGTTCGTTCGCTGGCCGAGGCACTTGTGCCCGCACTGCAGGGAGTGTAGGGGTCGCCGTGGTTGTCGTGGGGACGAGGATCACGGGGGGATTGTTGAGTGTGGGGGAGGGCAGCGGGGACGCGCCGATGCGGGAATGCGTGCTTGCCAGAGGCCCTCTGGGGTGAGATGAGGTTGGTGGCTGCTGGTGGTACTGTCTAGGAGGTGACTGCGGATGCGTCAGTAAAGTGGGCGCAACTGGATGGACCTGCCCAACCCGGTTGCTGCTCAGCTGGGGTGGTGGAGCTGAAAGGAGAGCTTGAGTTAGAGACCAAAGAATACAGAGTAGCAGTGACTTATGTGGTTTTGAAGGAGGTGGAGACACACTGTGCCACCTCTCTTGTATTTACCGCTGAGACGACTACGTTTGCTACTTAGGAAACATGAAGTTTctggataaaatatttctaaagaaagtgaaaagaattgacttaaagataaaaataatgatgtatCCATCATTCCAGtatatctttcaaaaattaaacCACAACTGGCTGGTCTTTCACATTCATACTTTGATTATATGGCAAGGATAAAATGTTTCAATAGCAAAAATTTTTGTCTTTCCAATAATTTCTCCCATTCCAAGGAAGGGTAAATGGAATTAATATAGACACTTCACAATGAACATGAATTATACACTATTCTAAAACATTTTTGGAGGTTAACTTCACTCTCAATTAGGAAAAATAGTGGTTGGAATGCCTCACTTTAAATTAAGCATAAGTACATCTGTACGCCATAGTAATTTTTAGCATTAACATTTCTTTAACTATAGAAAATCTTCACTCAAGAAAAATACCGCACCTCTTTCAGCACATGGAATGGTTGGTTTCTTAGCATTTTCATTCTAAGCtgagcaataaaattttctttttaagttaGGGGAGTGGGAGAGAATACAACTATTGTGGGATAACGAGTCTAAAGCCAGGTTCTTCAGGTAACAAGCATTATCTTCAACTGCAGTTCagtatatatttctataaatgtgGGTgtcaatctggcctatttcaaatgcggttaaaattgaccatttccattcgtctaaactgggatttctaaaaccaaataattttgtatatcatgaatacactaatggtgggtaacgaattgcaatcaatgcctttcattttctttgatgaaggaaactaccgtattatGCAGTGGACTTATGAGAaccatgcataataattttttaggaCTGAAGCCCTTATCAGGGGTGAATTTATGACCTATAAAGCCTTTGGCATGCCTAAAATGAGGCCCAAAATATTACAATCAGTAAAtttgaacagtaaaaaaaaacctcctcTTCACTCTATCAAGGTATACAATACCACCCTACCCCTGGTATGATCTAAAATGAACAAGTATTATCACTGACACGAGGGGCAGAATCCAGACCCCCAAATGAACCCTTAGCATGGAAATTCCACAgagtaaaaatcatttgccttgactggcaACACCCCAATACGGGCTTTAGGATTTATGCACTTAGTGTACACAAGTGATTACAAAAAAGCACTGCGTTCAGTGTTGGGGCATGTATATACCCATGTTTGCAAGTGCACGCCCAAatgtgaatgaattataaaagaaaactatgtattccttAAGagcgatgaagataaaaatacTGTCAACATATAGATAggatatgaagctccaaacgctacagctatctcctagGTGAATTCACCGATCTACTAGTGtacgatcccgtggcatcgcatCGGACGCATATTCGGTCTACTCGACCGCTTATAGGTGCTCGGGTGGGACATAccatgttcaaatgggtgctgggagcagactcaacacgAAGCGGGTGCGCACGGGCATATTTGGTGATGAGTAACTTGCAGGTAGAATAGCTGCCACCTACATTACCTGCGCTCAGTATCCTAGTgcgtcaatgcattcagtgccatttagcagccTTCATTTGAACTTCATACTCTTTTTCATCATCGcatatcttctctaatgcacaccctggatatattaccaccagccgccactgactGTGCTGAGTAGATAAATTAATTCCTTGCTTTACCCCCATGATACTCTCTATAACCCTCATAGTGCCAGTAGGCCATTGGCCCGGGGGGGTGTGTGTGTAGAGTGCCAAGGGCCAATCTATCGGCAgggttttttttaacaattgcaCCCTTAAAAGTTTTGCTTTGTGTAGctttttaactatattttagtACCTATCTGGCTTTGACATACCTATTAGTattgagagcacatgaaaaaaaattagcttctgAAAATGCATAtgaggctttatataaattttcaagtgcaaacacgaaaattcaccaaaaaagccCCAGCGTTTTCCACCATAATAGGCAAACTAGGCTGGCATTAAAAGGATAAAATGAATCCCACCCAAAATTCCCCCCTGGAAATGTGCGTTCTCCAAGATTTCCTTTCTACACCCCATCCTGAAGGCATAAACATCAAAACGCTACTCACACATACGGACGGGCGATGAGGCAGCAGTGCATGACGGCGCCGTAGGTGTAAGCGGCACGCCGGTGGGCGGAGGCTGTGGCGGGGGTGGCGGGACTTGAGGCTGACAGTGGTACGGAAGGGCAACCATCTTGTTTCCACCGGCGGTCACCTTCGGACCACCCTGGGCGATGGCGTGCCTTCCGGGCACAGCTGCTGACGACGACACCTTGTGGCACTGGTGTTGCGGCTGCTGGTATTGATGGTGCTGCTGCTGGGTGGAGCTCCTCGACCCCTTCCCCGCCGAGGAAGTCCGGTGGCCGGCCGAGTCCTTCTTGGCAAGTGCTGCCGCCGCAGCCGCCACCATGGGTGAGCCTGTCTTCTCGCTTGCGGGGTTGTTGGACGTGCTGAGGCTGTGGCAGCGCACGAATCCACTCACGTAGCTCCCCATAGATGCCGTGGTGCCGCTCCAGTCGCCGCAACTCCCACTGTTGCCGCCCATGATGCCTGATGTGGAGTTGGACCGGTAGGGTGGAGGAGACTCGCCGTCGAAGATGGTTCGGTTCGGAGGGGCCCTGACGCACTTCTGGTAGATTTCGCTCTCCTGTGTGGCACAGaaaaaaagacatgaaaaatCACTCTATAaattttaaccctcttagtgctatcctccttcctggggtactggcgagaaatgctgagggtgttttaataaaatgtagcaactacgaaaaaaacaatacaaagttattttattacatatccataagcatttttttttaattgatgaggttaaactcgttaatattgacaaaatatttttacgtttactgaaataagttatagcaaatttaATAATGGAgtacgtaagagccgatatatagACCTGCCACACTTTTTGCTCAAGCAGCAAAAGACAATACATATATtggcccgccgcactaaaagggttaactaATGGACAATTCCTCACCATTTACTCTACAGGGATGAATTGTCAAAGGGTTTGAAAACAACTCAACTTGTCCATAATGGCTGATGACATGTCGCTCAAATACTTTTCCAACAACATACTTCATTTTTTACAGCTGGcacttcactttaaaaaaaatattttttggttgtcCTCCAAATTCAGCACTTGAATGATTTGAGTAAATGTTGGTGccatgtggaaaaaaatattttaccacatgTTACTATTATCATGTTACCACAAAATGCTAGCCTACTAATGCAATTTCACAAACTTTAATTGGGAGCTGATTATGGGAGTGAGGTTTTCAATGAGAATTTAAAGGCATAGTTAAAGATCATTAAAAAGATCAAGACTAGTTAAATTCTGTAAAAAGATTACGACACTTCGTTCTTGCCTCTCTTCATCTCTCATAATATGCACCCTGTTTAGCAAATAGATCAAGGCGATGGGTCAGCCATTATGTAAGGGAGAGAGCAACATGAGGTTAGGCTAGCTCATTTTAAACATGGAAACTCAAtgatattttatatcaaaatgtataaaaataacaatatatgtcactgcATACCAGGGCAATTcaggggcatccattaattacgtaagGCATTTAGGGAGAGAGGGGGTCTAGCTGAATCTCACACAACCTCACGTGGGAAAGAGGGGTCTGggcaaataattcaaattttttccgtaagaaacagTATGAATTTGTGTGAAGCATTTAAGTATTTCATAGTTTGATTATCTCACCGTGACTCTACTTCTCTTATAGTAGTCTTAAATATTACTCTGAAAtacaaaaatagcaaataatgtttttttaacataaatcaaATGCAATCAAGTACTTATGCACATATTGATGTATTTAAGTTTTTAATACCAACTTCTAAAAAATCTCAAGGGAGATGAAGGGAGAACATCAAGGAGGATAGGTCAAAACTTCATCAAAATCACCTCCGGCATTCTATGTAAGCCCCCTTCTCTTGCACGTGATTCACTGAACTAATTCAGAACACTCTTAttccatgatgaaatataaacaacaaatgctaatttccacaCCTAAATACATGACTCCACAACCAAAAAGGTTGTACAAAaatgtggaaatcaccattttttgtatatattttatcatacatGCATTGAAGTGAGGTAATTTGTTttttacagtggcgtaactagaaataagCTTTGGAGGGGATGAagtggggtggcgacccctcctccccccaggcaaaatgactagcctggaaatattttttacattatattggcaccaaaaatttaactttaagcagatgcagttattatatgtcaaaaataggcaatagttttaaagatttttttatttctctgaggcttttgggggatctgggaaaattgttgaaaaatgactagcctggaaatattttttacatcatattggcactaaaaatttaactttaagcggatggaaatttaactttaagcagttATTATGAGTCAAAAAGTAAacagtagttttaaatattttttttatttctctgaggctttggggaatCCATCCTCttttccccccatagttacgccactgttgtttatattttaatactgTACACATCTCATTTTCACCACATCAAGCTTGAAACAATTTCATGACGCTATCCCAATTTTCTAGATTATCAGCATTTTCTTATCCTCCTCCCcaagtatacatatatatatatacgcccCTGACTTTGTGCTTTTTATGACGTCCGGCTCACCTGGTCGCTGTCCCGGAGATGAAGGCGACTCGCCGCCCCGTACGGCGTCTCCTCGCCGTCGGGCAATGGAATCGAAGGCGGTAGTCCCAACTCGAGGTCCTTCCGCACGGACTGAAGTCGAACTTGGCGATCTCTCTGGGCGGCCACGCCTTGCCTCAGACGTTCCATCGTGGACTCCATCTGCAACATCTGCAAAGGAAAGGAAATTGTACGTGAGCCTCCTCACAGTAATGGCAATAGAGAAGATGCAAAGTTGCGTAACATGCGATCGTTAACCAAATTTTCGAAAACTGTCGATTTTgatagatggaaaaaataaacagaccCGCATTTTTTCCGTTTGCCTATCTAGCGCCTGCTTCTCaggctaaaggccgttttacacggggcacggaatcgcgcaggttagagctgcattaattactaaaatggcgtggaattgcgcgaatgcatgaacgaaattagaacaggggctattttgccgtctcgaatCCACGAATTCTTgcatgagttctagcaattcaccgctttacacgacgcaattttgattgcgccttcgcacgtaggtacgtcagattgagcaattccgtataccgtgtaaaacgaccttaatcGCCACGAAATATCGACGGCCATTACGAAGATTTGTTGATGACGTCACACCCTCCTACCAAGAGGGTCACCGCTTtgatagttggaaaaataaagagacatatTTTATCCGTTTGCCCGTTCGCCGCGAAATCGTCAGCCCTAACGCacattagttgatgacgtcacacacTCCGGCCGAACGTGCCACCGCATCACAGCTACTCATCTGAACGGGTTATAGACCTTATAGACCAAATctctaatgatgtcaccaactcatagAAAAAGCGCGGCAACTTTCGCTTTTTTTGATATGAGAGAATGGCCGAGGGTTTTTTCGTCGTAACATACCTTTCCCTACCATCCgccgaattattttaatgaattgcgcCTTCGGGTCGCGGTGAGCTGGGGAGTTTGATgcacgaagttttttttttattgagatgAGCAATTTTCACGCATGTTAAGAGGAAGGAGCTACGCCATATAAGAAGACATCCTTTAAGGATACACAGACTTTGTATTATatagtttttagatttttaaaagtaatt
Encoded proteins:
- the LOC124164594 gene encoding flocculation protein FLO11-like; this translates as MPPETDSPPSPGGGGGAAAGREERRRRETTPSSSTVPYSYYPQSSTVFRRRHRRGEASEERHRIRVLPTDAAAPPPPVSPSVVLSSFGSGGGGFKEEDKNLSKEVPSGKGVVFVEGVLQEEEGLQRDEGVLQVDQRPSALPGAEQEEGPRPQGSPPSTSKPAATPPAASAPLSSVLVAVLGAGASVAALALGLLTCVASSRARSRMGARSWSDRPAPTGPSPPASPSPSANPPTAAPTSGGPHSTLPLAPETGEEAEEEEEEEEEEEEEDEDEENQRLPHDYHQRHHQHRGGSTNHHHHQQAFFSSSTTGCSGGNTTVPVALPPPPRHHHHHNNTHHHHQQQHQLHHYQHQQFPQYHHLPDHHQSPPPRRTGAGGGSKVATTLDQRGLYHPGGGGGLNSNNGGGNGHVGGGVGGGAPSHALYHGGAHHNLCVLRRHHGGAKAPPTSSTGSSGVATAQTATSAVTGTFAPHLQTPAAPMLQMESTMERLRQGVAAQRDRQVRLQSVRKDLELGLPPSIPLPDGEETPYGAASRLHLRDSDQESEIYQKCVRAPPNRTIFDGESPPPYRSNSTSGIMGGNSGSCGDWSGTTASMGSYVSGFVRCHSLSTSNNPASEKTGSPMVAAAAAALAKKDSAGHRTSSAGKGSRSSTQQQHHQYQQPQHQCHKVSSSAAVPGRHAIAQGGPKVTAGGNKMVALPYHCQPQVPPPPPQPPPTGVPLTPTAPSCTAASSPVRMSPPPQLSSNRVGQVHPVAPTLLTHPQSPPRQYHQQPPTSSHPRGPLASTHSRIGASPLPSPTLNNPPVILVPTTTTATPTLPAVRAQVPRPANEQLADAPVASPPICPSRSHQLCEFSTSPKGQSGVGSCGSSGSGGLLAGLRMVPCMGSDHGVPCADSGSEEPDGHHVQDISGATTDGSVPRLEPMAASPLARFSDQRWDGSGCAESVEVAKDAGVASASAVNSWDSTVLSQSTAESDVSTCVGRVERSGTVGGVTVVPEGSSSVTPDPQNPAPHEQLSSLTRVNNF